In the Syntrophus aciditrophicus SB genome, AAATCGTGCGGGGAACAGTCGGGGGTTCCGGGACTGGGGAGCCGGATTGTTCAGGAGGGCCGCAGACTTCCGGGTATTTCTGCCGGGCGCCAGGGAAGGGTTCGCCTTCACCGTGAAAGAGCCACATGGGGTTGAAATGGTAGTGTTCGACAATGCGTTCGATCACCTCGCCTTTTAGAAGCCCTTTCTTATTGCGATAGGCCGCCAGGGTGTCTTTGTTAGTCCCGAGGATCTTGGCGAGTTTTATGTCCGTGATCCCTTCATCCAGATCCCGATCGGCCTTGATTGTCTCGATGGCCCAGGCGACTCTTTCGGTTAAGTTGGAAGACATTTTTTCCTTAAATCAGGTTGTCACTTCGGTGCCTACTTTTTGTGCAGAAGTGACAACCAAGTGACAACCAACCATCGAACGGTTTAATTTCTGATTATCTACAATAATACCAATTAGTTATTTCTGTTTAGCGAAAAAATAACACCCTTCGGAAGTGACAACCGAAAATATCGCTTGACGAAGCGAAATTTTCGGTCTATATCCCCTGTAAAAGTTAACATGAAATTTAAACAAACAAAATAACCACCCCGGCGACCAGGCCGGGAGAGGTAAAAAAGGACTTCATATGACTGAGACAGAAATCCTCCAATCCATCTCCGGCGGATTAATCGCCCTGGGAGGCGTAATCACCGGTATAATCCTTACCCTTGCCGCTCAATTTTCTGATCAAGTTTTTTCCAAAATAGGCCGTTTTCATTGTGTCCTTAGAAAATTCGTCGACACAAAGCTCTTTCCTCATCGCATCGAGAGACGTCTTGCAGCCGAGGAGTACATCTTCCTTTATCAGATCCGTTCTGAACTCCGTCTCGAACGGGCTCTCCATTCTATGCGCAACAATGTCCCTAACATCGACCGCTTTAAAGATAAAGCAATGAGCTTTCTGGAGGACATCGTCGGACATGACCGCCCCGTGACGCCAGAGACAGTTTCGCAGTTGATCGACGAGGGACGCAAACTCCGTCAGTTCGGCTACGAGATGGCTTTCATCAGGAGGAGCACCCTGGGCGTTCCTTGCGATGTCGATGATGGTCCCGGTCTTCATAAGCAGCTTCCGGCATCCTTCCGCAGCCTCTTTGTATGCGACAAGGCACTCTTTGTAGAGGACCTCCTTGAATTTCTCCTTGCGCAAAAAGAGCTGAGTGAGAAGCGTCCCGAGGATGCCCAGGATAACGCCCAAAAGAGTGAACAAACCGGTAACAACGTTTTGAGTCATCAGTAAAACACCCTTTAAGGAGCAGCATCATGAAACCAAACCAGATAAAGGCCGCCCTGGCGGAGAGAGGGATTCGGCAGCGGGAGATCGCCCGCGAGTGTTCCGTTACGGATACCCAGGTCAGCCGGGTCATCAAGCAGTGCGACTTCATAGTCTCCACCAAGGTGGCGAAGGCTATCGCAAAACGGCTCGGCATGCCACTGGAGAAGGTTTTCCCGGCGTACCGACCGAAAAAACAGGCCGCGTAAACAATCAACTGCTTTTTACGTTAAATTTTAACGTTTGACAATGGAAAAAACAGGAAAAGATTTGAACAGGTTGCACGGGTTCACGTTGGTCATTTCGGGTTCATGTTTAAACGAGGAGGAGAGCATGAGGAGACGGAATTGCGGAAACGGAAACCAGTTGTCACTGGAAGGCCTGATCGAATTGCCGAAGCCGCCGGAACTGATCGGGGGGAGCCTGGCTTACGGAGCGGAGCTGCGGGCGACCCTGGCAGCGGCGCTCAAGGAAACCCGGCTGTCCCGCTACGAGGTGGCGGCGAAGATGAGCGAACTCACCGGGACGGAGATCTCCAAGGCCCAGATTGATTCCTGGGCTGCGGAAAGCCGGGAGGGCTGGCGGTTTCCCTTCGAATACGCCGCGGCCTTCGAGGCCGCTCTGGGGACGTACTGCCTCACGGAGCTGCTCGCCCGGAAGCGGGGCTACAAGGTTTACATGGGAGACGACATCCGCCAGGCGGAGATCGGCAAGATTTCCCAGCAGATTGCGGACCTGAACGCCAAACTGGCCATCCTCAAGAAGGGGAAAATCGAAGAGACTATATAAGGAAGGACAACGCCATGACTAAGGAAATGCTGCGGGATAAATCACTGGACTGGTTCGACA is a window encoding:
- a CDS encoding helix-turn-helix domain-containing protein, which codes for MKPNQIKAALAERGIRQREIARECSVTDTQVSRVIKQCDFIVSTKVAKAIAKRLGMPLEKVFPAYRPKKQAA